The following DNA comes from Miscanthus floridulus cultivar M001 chromosome 5, ASM1932011v1, whole genome shotgun sequence.
cctacaaatgggtcgatttgtaggggtggctcactcaCCAGTCGTCTccggtgttgctatttgtagggacggctcaatcaccagccgtccctacaaatacccTACGTATAAATAcctacgatttgtaggggcggctccatcactagccgctcctacaaatgatcCACGTATAAAAAAACTGCAGCCCCGTCtccctcctcgggtcactcattTCAATCCGTGAAAAAAGATagagaggccttgggcaccttccaaaaattgctctactaagggggaaggttttgacctcaaatcctttggtggagaggttgtagaaggtaagaaaatattatttcatatttttttgaagttttaatagttggttagtgagtaattagagttttgcttttctctctcttctatggtgcttgagctacttatgaagcaaattagacccaagttttgaatgtactagggtaaattaggtagaggaacaagatcatacccttatttggtccatgtttttttattttagtgaataattagttagttttatggatatttcatgtgcatgtagatctagatctagggtttgattttttattaattttgtttttgtaaatttatgtttgatgaaattggactagggtttgcatgaaagatattggttaaaatataattgttgctaattgttttctttgaaattgtttattgtaatcaacaaatatgtattttaattatttatggataaatgagccattaattaattttcctctaccatggtgtgtttgtatgctttatgtaattatatttgatttatattcatatatatctgaagtatatatattctcaagtaattattaatttgattcatttatatatatatatatatatatatatatatatatatatatatatatatatatatatatatatatatatatatatatatatatatatatatgaataagtagtcttttaatgtttgttttgttgttgttgtaaaagatggagtacatgaattcttggatgtatggttcgttaaggttcaaggcaggtttccatgaagaggtggataaatttattgaagccgcaaagaagcatgcaacgacgttggcagataataaggatataattatttatccctataaagattgcaagaaccgtatggcatggacagatgtgactatcatcagatcatatttgattatgcgaggatttgttgaggactacacagtgtggattcatcatggtgaaacggttattgttaacaacGAGGATAAGGAGGAATGCGACAacaaaaccctagaatccctgtcccaatattcagcaaagcttgatgcatgaatcaatcctgagtttggcaatgaacaaggtggtgatgctagtggttggATGATAACGATGAAGGTgatgccaataatgatggcggagcatgtgttggggatgaagatgatttggaggatatgattcgagcccttggaccagagattttactaaagagcccgaaaggtctagaaaatttagaaagggtgacaaaatcatcgaaggagactgtgtatggtgttgaaaagggttatccgatacattggacattgctatgttttgtgctttagctactcatcctgaaagctaagtacggctggtcagactgtagtttcaatgatctattacgtctcttatcatgggtgctgccacaaccaaactcagttcctcccaacacatacgaagcgaagaaggtcataagtccattgacaatgggggttgaaaaaatccatgcatgccccaaccactgtatcctttttcgtggcgaaacattcaagtcactggataaatgtctctggtgtggggccagtcggtacaagaacaatgacctttatggtgtgGATGAAGCTTCCATggggaaaaaagaggaataagaagggtacaaaaaaggtggtacaagaatctcagcccctagaggacacttcattaggcaacgatgcaaagcagagaagaattcctgccttggtaatgtggtacctaccagtgaccgaccgcttaagACGtgtcttcctaaaccctaaagaagccacactcatgacatggtgggatgatgagcgcaaggtggatgatgataagattgcacacctggctgattgtagtcagtggcaaaggatcgatgagaagcacaaagaattcagcgatgacccaaggaatatacggtttggcttaagcaccgatggaatgaatctcttcaatgagaggatgagcgaccacaacacttggccagtgatcttgaccatgtacaacatcccaacatggttgtgtcagaagagaaagtaccttctcctcactattcttatttctggtcctaaacaaccaggcattgatatagacgtgtttctcgagcctttgatgcaagaaatggagaggctatggaggtatggggagccaatctatgatgcgttctgaaaggaggacttcatatgtatagcaataatatttgttactaccaataattaccctacactgtttgctttgtctggacagatcaaagggaagacatgatgcttggtttgcttggatggtactacatgggtgttcctggatgcatctaagaagatagtttacctaaggaaccagcgcttcttaaagacaagtcacaagtaccacaacaaattgttctttagattttatgacaataccCTGAAGgttgaaccccctccagagagatgtcataacagagaacacgtgtatagaatggtgaaaaacatacgcatcatctatggaaagaagaatccggatgggacgaacagagataaaagcacacctcctgtcgaaggcgtacctttcaagaaataatcgatcttctttcagtatctaccttattggccagacttggaggtcccccatgcccttgatgctatgcacgtgcaaaagaatatctttgagagtctcatttctaccttgatggacacaggcaagtcaaaggatggtctgaaatcacggaaagacatggtgcagctaaatgtgatgccacagcttcacccggtacctgaggctaatggaaaatacactctgcccacggcgtgcttcaacctaacaccagaagagaagagatCTTTATGCACTTTTTTGAGggggggtcaaagtcctgactgggttttcagcgaatgtgaagaagctagtatcgatgaaggacttgtcaataacacactacaagacTCACGATTgttatgtgatgctgacagtgtttctacctattgcaatcagggctataaagccagagttcttgaaaatgaccatcacccgcatgtgctacttcttttcgaagatctcacagaagacaatTGGTGagtaagagctgagtgacctatatgaatttgtggtggagacacaaaaccaactagagatgtgtttatctcctgctttttttgatataatgccacatctcatgattcacatggttcatcagatacagacgCTGGgctcttgctacttgcatgaaatatggtcctacgagcgattcatgtcggttctaagccgatacgtgcataatcgagcatacctagagggctctatgatagagggttatagtactgaagaagtcgtcgagtactgtcaagagtacctaaaagtatagaaagggattggtaaaccatattcttgtcacaagggtaggctggctgggaaaggcaccagtggtagaaaagtgttcatcagccatgattacaaagaggtcaGTCGGGCACATTAtagtgtcttacagagtacacaactgatgcaaccatacattgatgaacacttgactatcattatggcggagagaaatagtcgtttagatgattgggtcatgaaacaacacaagcaacaactaactacatggttgaaggaccaaaatataccgtttggagaaaccatagactctattaccattagtatGTTGGCGGACGGGTCATTGAGACAAgtgacattttggaaagcttatgccatcaatgggtatacgtactatacccacgcaaaggatagtaaatatgtgaaccaaaacagcagcattcgaatagaagctctcaatggagtggggcgaaagatccaatactttggcatcattgaagagatatggaaacttgactatggaagggatataacggtggccctgtttcaatgccattggatcaaacaacaccaactgaaatgagatcagattgagagtcctggacctcaagaatctaggctaccaagatgacccttgggtgctcgcttcacgtgtcgcacaagttttctatatgcctgactcacaaagtaacctccctcgaagaagaagacaaagcacatggttgcctccgggaaacaacatattatcggagttgatggcatggatgatgttgaagcttacaataactatgatgagatgccgctattcatagactttcctaagaagattaatgttgtggaaaagaaattgtccaaagatatattgccatgggaacaaaaaggtgtcaagggaaaagtcattacagcgggctagctagttgttgaacgtggagtgtttgtgtaagtgtgtgtgtttgtaagacttcatttatgcatgcgtgtgagactatatatttatgtatgtgtatgagactatatatttgtgtatgtgtgtgagactatatttatgcatgtgtatgagactaccctttgcaacatctagatgaatctatttcaacattcactctattactactaaaactttatgaaatcacttaacactttatgaaatgaagaaatgaccaaaataaaagttagagatcttgacgagttatacaacttttatatttgtcacctttacagctgaaatcatttagtggttgaaaaatcaagtttgaagttgtcattttctgaaattcaaaatttaaattatccaaaattagtgacaaagatagatgaccagaataaaatgatagagcatgattttagaaaattttagcaaaaaaaaccatcacatttggagttagtatgagggagaaaaactagttacaagtttcagccacagattaaaaagagaaatcacacttgttcatcattgatcatcatgaacagttgtgatttttctttttaatctctgtgtaaaatttgtaactagtctttctcccacatactaactccaaatgtgatgatttttttcctaaaattttctaaaatcgtgccctatcaagttactatgttgctttggtcattcttttcgtttgacaaagtttgagcaatttaaattttcaaatttaaaaaaatgccaagttctaacaagattttgaaacaccaaatgatttcagctaaaaaatgatgaataccaaagttgtatagctcatcaagatctaaaacttttattttggtcatttcttcatctgacaaagtgatagtaaacattgttcataagtcaacatgtctctcgtatagtttatgaaattatgagtgatatgtggatttgtgaataatgtttactaacactttgttaaatgaagaaatgatcaaagtaaaagtttgtagatagtgatgagttcaataacttttatgttcatgacttttctagttgaaatcatttaaggttttaaaatcttgtttgaagttgtcatttattaaaattcaaaatttgaactgttcaaatttagtcaaatgaaaagatgttcaaaataaaagttgtagatagtaaagtgttcaacaacttttatgttcatgactttcttatttgaaatcatttgaggtttcaaaatcttgtttgaagttgccatttattaaaattcaaaatttaaacttttcaaattttgtcaaatgaaaagatgaccaaaatataagttgtacatcttgatgagttctacaactctgatgtttacaaaattttcatttgaggtcatttagtgtcctaaaattctattagttgttttgaaattcaaattttaaaattattatttttgtaaagaagaaaatatagaattatatctatatatataataaaattatttatatatacatatatttatatatatagaataataaaaaaactaatatataaatttacattatgttctttatatatgaatgaattatagaattagtaattaaaataaattaaaaaatatttgtaggggcggctaactcaggaaccgcccctacaaatgttatCCGGTATATAAACCAGAGCCCGCGGGAGgccaaaaattttctaagtcagggCGCTCTTCTTCCTTGCGGACACCGTCAAGCTGTCgaacctgccgccgccgccatcgtctccGTGCCATAGCGccgcttcctctcacctccgcCGGCCCATGCGTGCCCGACCGTGCGCTCTAGTAGTCCTCCCCCGAGCTTCCTTGGCTCCGTCCACCACTAGGACCCGCTGCGGAACCCTAGCTGTGGGCGACGCCTCTGTGCCCTACATCCGCCGCGCACTATCTCCCCCGATCCGCCTCCAACCCCCAGTCCGTCTCCTACCCTGCGCGTCGCCGTTCccccggcggctagggtttccgccgccgtgCGCTCCGGTGCCCTCGCTCCCTCCGCCGGCGGCCCCGGTGCTGGTGCGCCCCGGCGTCCCTGCTCCTTCCCCCGGTGGCTCTAGTACCCGTGCACTCCGGTGTCCACACTCCCTCCCCCAGACGGCCCTGGTGCCCTGGTGCCTGTGCGCTCTCCCTCTGCCGGCGGCCCCGGTGCCGGTGCGCTCCGGTGTTCGTGCAGGTAAGCTCCAACCCCTTCTCCTCCATTcttgctccaccaccaccacccctacaaatcggcgATTCGTAGCCACACTTTGGTAGGGGTGGCTGGCcaaatcgcccctacaaatgcctatgagccacccctacaaagccTATGTGTAGTAGTGTAAAAGATTTCAAATTTAAATCCTAGTAAATCCTTGGCGCAAACCCTCTATTTCAAAAGTTAATAAGtcgttttaattttttattttgttttaagtCGTCAAACATCTGTAACTTAATTtgctaagtttatagaaaaatatattagtAAACAATACCAAATAAATTCCCTGTGAAGATAAATTTCCATGGTGTATATAATAGAACTAATTTGTTGTTGCAAgtatttgtgtattttttatagaCAATAAAAGTTTAAGAATTTTGACTTGGAAGAAAATTAAAAGAACATATTGGGAACGAATATAGTACTAGCTATCTGCTTTTGAGATTTTATTTACAATTTGTTTAATCATGAATTCATGAAACAAAAGATTGCAACAGGATCCAAATTCCCTTCCTGAACAGGCCTTAAGTAACACTGAGATATAATATAGTAGAATCAATACATCTCAtcatcaagaaaaaaaaaagaattaacTCAAATCTCCATTGGCTGCACAAAAGCACAACGACGACGTTTAACAGTCCACTCTATTGGTGGACTTAACGTTCTCGCTGCTGGTTAACGAACCTGCAATTCTTCCTGATCTCGCCGTTGGTGCCGTCCTTCACGTCGATTCCAGCCATCTTCACCATGGCCGTTTCGAACTTACTCTCCCACTTCCCCTCCCCGTTGGCGAACTCACGCACCATCCTTGCGGTCTGCCGCGAAGCCAGCAATGCCGCATCCGACGTTAGTAGCACCCTGTGGCTGAGCACGTTCGTGTAGTACTGGCTGTCCAGCACGGCCGCGGTCACCGTGTCCTGCCTGACCGTCGGGCTGTCGGTGTCGCCTGGGTCGGCCTGGCACCTCCTCCGGAGCCACCTCTTGAACGACGGGTCCATGTCGGACCGACTGCCGACGCGATCCGCAAAGGAGGAGCAGTGGGCGCGGCCGATGGAGTGGGCGCCGGAGAGCACGACCAGGTCTTCCTCGTCTAGCCCCTTGGCGGCGAATTTTGTAACGAGCTCGCTGAGGTTGCCGAACGGCGACGGGAGGAAGTCGAGGGTCTCGGTGGCGTTGGAGTAGCGGCCGTCGAAGCGGCCGGCTGGCATATTGAAGTCGATTCTGTAGTCGCTAACGCTGAGGATGTAGGACGCGTCGCGGGCGGCGAAGGCGACGATGTCCGCGCACGAGACGGTCTCAGGGCAGgcctcctcgagggcgtgcttggcCGCGTCGATCACCTGGAAACCCCTTAGGCTGCCTACGTTGGGTATCCCCAGCTTCTCTGGCTGCGGGTTCTCCAGCGTCGGGTCGAGCAGCACGGAAGCATCGCAGCCCTATGTATACATGCCAGCAAAACGCACTGGGAAGTGGGAACATAGCAAATCGCAATGCAACTATACAAGCAGTACGCATATTATACCTCGgcgaagcagtcgtggaagagCAGGCGAATGAGCCCCGCACCGACGCCGGCGTTGTCTCCCACGGCCTTCCTCACCTGGGCCCTGACGATGTCCTCCGCCCTGGGGCACGTCTTGTCGTAGTAGCCCACCTCAAGGGCGCCCTGGCACGAAGCCACCCAGAGCATCACGCATGAAGTCAGAACGGCATGCTTCATACTTCCCACCATCTGTGGGTAGCTTGCGTTGGACAGGAAGCTGAATTGTTTCTCTCCTATACTAGTCCTAGCAGGGTGGATGTGGATTCACTACGGTACTTGTAGATGCAGATTCCAGTCGAGGATGATGTACACAATGACATGGACAGGCTGGTTCATATGAGGATCCTGTCATTTTATTTGTCTTCAAAAGCTGTACCGAGTGCTCGATCGGAAAAGATTTAATGCGGCCAGGCGACAACTCAATCATCGGCGCTTCACAAGGAGCTTCTATTTGCTCCAAATGGCCGGAAGAAATGACGACCATGAGCTGTATGTCAAATTGCATTCAGTAGTCAGCAGCTGTAACCCCTTATGCTGATTTTTGTTTTATATACGGAGTGTCGGAGTAACTCTTTCGAATTGGGATCTGCCTCCACCTGAAATTATGTATTTTCATCGGTCACTTTTTTCAGGCACTATATTTATAATCAACGGGCTGTGTTCATCTGTCCCGACTTTATCTTTTCCCTCCCTTCTTTCTCTtctgattcctaatcaaaactgACCCATTAACATTAACATAAATGAACAAGCGATTCAAGGAGTGAATGATCTACTGCTCTCAGGAGAATAGTCATTACATATTTAATTATAGAGAAATTTTACGACAGATGAAAAAAATATGGACCATACCTCCGGAGAAATCTAATGGTGTAAAACTAGGATGTAACAGATTGAAAGTACTAAGAAGTACCAAAACCATAAGGACCGGTACCTAATATAAGTGGGACCAATACCAAATAGATAGAGCTCGATCTAAATTGTTATTGAATTAATTAAATTCGGCAAGGTTGAAATTGTAATTCTTATGTTTGAACTACCGTAGTCCCTCGTCGGACGCTGAGCGTCGCCACAGCACGGGGTGGCACCCACAGACACGTGCAGTAGCTGCCGCGCTGC
Coding sequences within:
- the LOC136454656 gene encoding peroxidase 2-like, which translates into the protein MKHAVLTSCVMLWVASCQGALEVGYYDKTCPRAEDIVRAQVRKAVGDNAGVGAGLIRLLFHDCFAEGCDASVLLDPTLENPQPEKLGIPNVGSLRGFQVIDAAKHALEEACPETVSCADIVAFAARDASYILSVSDYRIDFNMPAGRFDGRYSNATETLDFLPSPFGNLSELVTKFAAKGLDEEDLVVLSGAHSIGRAHCSSFADRVGSRSDMDPSFKRWLRRRCQADPGDTDSPTVRQDTVTAAVLDSQYYTNVLSHRVLLTSDAALLASRQTARMVREFANGEGKWESKFETAMVKMAGIDVKDGTNGEIRKNCRFVNQQRER